In Drosophila gunungcola strain Sukarami chromosome X unlocalized genomic scaffold, Dgunungcola_SK_2 000056F, whole genome shotgun sequence, the following are encoded in one genomic region:
- the LOC128261130 gene encoding segment polarity protein dishevelled, giving the protein MDADRGGGQETKVIYHIDDETTPYLVKIPIPSAQVTLRDFKLVLNKQNNNYKYFFKSMDADFGVVKEEIADDSTILPCFNGRVVSWLVSADGTNQSDNCSELPTSECELGMGVLTNRKIQQQQQQQQQQQQQQQQQVQPVQLAQQQQQQQQQQQQQVLHHQKMMGNPLLQPPPLTYQSASVLSSDLDSTSLFGTESELTLDRDMTDYSSVQRLQVRKKPQRRKKRAPSMSRTSSYSSITDSTMSLNIITVSINMEAVNFLGISIVGQSNRGGDGGIYVGSIMKGGAVALDGRIEPGDMILQVNDVNFENMTNDEAVRVLREVVQKPGPIKLVVAKCWDPNPKGYFTIPRTEPVRPIDPGAWVAHTQALTSHDSIIADIAEPIKERLDQNNLEEIVKAMTKPDSGLEIRDRMWLKITIPNAFIGADAVNWVLENVEDVQDRREARRIVSAMLRSNYIKHTVNKLTFSEQCYYVVNEERNPNLLGRGQGHLHPHQLPHGHGGHALSHADTESITSDIGPLPNPPIYMPYSATYNPSHGYQPIQYGIAERHISSGSSSSDVLTSKDISASQSDITSVIHQANQLTIAAHGSNKSSGSSNRGGGGGGGGGNNTNDQDVSVFNYVL; this is encoded by the coding sequence ATGGACGCGGACAGGGGCGGCGGGCAGGAGACGAAGGTGATATACCACATCGACGATGAGACGACGCCGTATCTGGTGAAGATCCCCATTCCATCTGCCCAGGTGACGCTGCGCGACTTCAAGCTGGTGCTGAACAAGCAGAACAACAACTACAAGTACTTCTTCAAGTCCATGGATGCGGATTTCGGTGTGGTCAAGGAGGAGATAGCCGATGACTCGACCATCCTGCCCTGCTTCAATGGGCGCGTTGTGTCCTGGTTGGTATCGGCCGATGGTACCAATCAGTCGGACAATTGTTCCGAGCTGCCCACCAGCGAGTGTGAACTGGGCATGGGCGTGCTGACCAACAGGAAgatccagcagcagcagcagcaacaacagcagcagcagcaacaacagcaacagcaggtgCAGCCTGTCCAGCtggcgcagcagcaacaacaacagcagcagcaacagcagcagcaggtacTGCATCATCAGAAAATGATGGGCAATCCGCTGCTGCAACCGCCACCGCTCACATATCAATCGGCCTCGGTGCTCTCCAGCGATCTGGACTCGACCAGTCTCTTTGGCACCGAATCCGAGTTGACCCTCGATCGCGACATGACCGACTACAGTAGCGTCCAGCGGCTGCAGGTGCGCAAGAAGCCGCAGAGGCGCAAAAAACGGGCGCCCAGCATGTCGCGCACCTCCTCGTACAGCTCCATAACGGACTCGACCATGTCCCTGAACATCATCACCGTCTCCATCAACATGGAGGCCGTCAACTTCCTGGGCATCTCCATTGTCGGCCAGTCGAATCGCGGCGGCGATGGCGGCATCTATGTGGGCAGCATCATGAAGGGCGGTGCCGTGGCCCTGGACGGTCGCATCGAGCCGGGCGACATGATCCTGCAGGTGAACGACGTGAACTTCGAGAACATGACCAACGACGAGGCGGTGCGAGTGCTGAGAGAGGTGGTCCAGAAGCCGGGACCCATCAAGCTGGTGGTGGCCAAGTGCTGGGACCCCAATCCGAAGGGCTACTTCACCATTCCGCGCACGGAGCCGGTGCGGCCCATCGATCCCGGTGCCTGGGTGGCGCACACCCAGGCCCTCACATCGCACGACAGTATTATTGCCGACATTGCGGAGCCGATCAAGGAGCGACTGGACCAGAACAACCTCGAGGAGATCGTCAAGGCGATGACGAAGCCGGACAGCGGTCTGGAGATCAGGGATCGCATGTGGCTGAAGATCACCATACCGAACGCGTTCATCGGGGCCGATGCGGTCAACTGGGTGCTGGAGAATGTGGAGGATGTGCAGGACAGGCGGGAGGCGCGGCGGATCGTCTCGGCCATGCTGCGCAGCAATTACATCAAGCACACGGTCAACAAGCTGACCTTCTCGGAGCAGTGCTACTACGTGGTGAACGAGGAGCGCAATCCCAATCTGCTGGGCCGGGGCCAGGGCCATCTGCATCCGCACCAGCTGCCGCACGGGCACGGCGGCCATGCGCTGAGCCATGCGGACACCGAGAGCATCACCAGCGACATCGGGCCGCTCCCGAACCCGCCCATCTACATGCCATACTCGGCCACGTACAATCCAAGTCACGGCTATCAGCCGATCCAGTACGGCATCGCCGAGCGACACATCTCCTCGGGATCGAGTAGCAGCGATGTGCTCACCAGCAAGGACATCTCGGCGTCGCAGAGCGACATCACCTCGGTGATCCATCAGGCCAACCAGCTGACCATCGCCGCCCACGGCTCCAACAAGTCCTCCGGCTCCTCCAATCGCGGCGGaggtggtggcggcggcggtggcaacAATACCAACGATCAGGACGTATCCGTATTTAATTACGTATTGTAG
- the LOC128261139 gene encoding uncharacterized protein LOC128261139 → MATDVEPAANTADKFSANAEELEGYYLMLEAGNIPELQWQFPGRRPPSPEVGSGAISKELEQAADVIEQEPQKANDFDFSDEVAPTQMRVRSQTSTPKSAKKKTANFAGVMDTLRKKNAESS, encoded by the exons ATGGCCACCGATGTGGAACCGGCAGCGAATACGGCGGACAAGTTTTCGGCCAATGCCGAGGAGCTGGAGGGCTATTATCTGATGCTGGAGGCGGGAAATATTCCGGAACTGCAGTGGCAATTCCCGGGACGCAGGCCTCCATCGCCGGAGGTCGGATCCGGCGCAATTAGCAAGGAACTGGAGCAGGCAGCCGATGTCATTGAACAGGA ACCCCAAAAGGCCAATGACTTTGATTTCAGCGACGAGGTGGCCCCCACCCAAATGCGCGTCCGTAGTCAGACATCCACGCCCAAGTCGGCCAAAAAGAAGACGGCCAACTTTGCCGGGGTCATGGACACGCTGAGGAAGAAGAACGCGGAGAGCTCCTAG